A single genomic interval of Argopecten irradians isolate NY chromosome 8, Ai_NY, whole genome shotgun sequence harbors:
- the LOC138329228 gene encoding uncharacterized protein, whose amino-acid sequence MRKGGRQSETTINGVTRGSVSFIKILLVAQGIHPNPGPRALPGRDEDASPAEPSPTDQSPTNNHHTDRNKVANNQNQQAQEKGKKIKQIHAHMINDLTRYLRPGDNDNLRDFIALLEGHLGLLNNNDIKHVNDIFNRLEAKGIISYGKYDAIYEDFRRIHVDLEKILQRGAEDIIRQVEECGQSGHMTGGPGHRTIQGIGSIATDDQRKIREIEDKGVCEYIHLFE is encoded by the exons ATGCGTAAAGGGGGTAGGCAGTCAGAAACAACCATAAATGGAGTAACGCGCGGATCTGtcagttttataaaaatactACTGGTGGCTCAAGGAATTCATCCAAACCCTGGACCACGGGCATTACCTGGACGCGACGAAGATGCTTCTCCTGCTGAACCTTCGCCGACCGACCAATCTCCTACCAACAACCATCATACTGACAGAAATAAG GTTGCCAACAATCAAAACCAGCAAGCACAGGAGAAAGGCAAGAAGATAAAACAAATCCACGCTCACATGATTAATGATTTAACTCGCTATTTAAGGCCCGGTGACAATGACAACTTGAGAGATTTCATTGCATTATTGGAGGGACATTTAGGTCTATTGAACAATAATGACATCAAACATGTAAATGACATATTCAATAGGTTGGAGGCGAAAGGTATTATTTCATACGGAAAATATGACGCCATTTATGAGGACTTCAGACGTATACATGTTGATTTAGAGAAAATACTTCAGCGAGGAGCCGAAGATATTATTCGTCAGGTAGAAG AATGTGGACAGAGTGGGCATATGACAGGTGGACCCGGACACAGGACAATTCAAGGGATAGGTAGTATCG CGACTGATGACCAAAGGAAAATAAGAGAAATTGAGGACAAAGGTGTGTGTGAATATATTCATTTGTTTGAGTAA